The DNA segment AGCGGCTACCTGCGCGGCGCTGGCTTCGCTCCAGGCGGCCAGGACCTCGGCGGCGCGGGCGGTCTTACCCTCTGCGGTCAGGTGCGGGTCCGTCTGGACGTCGTGCAGGTCGGCGTCTAGCTTGGTGAGGTCCTGGTAGAAGCCCGTAGCGGCCGCCTCCAGTCGCTCCAGCTTGGGATCATTGGGCGCGGACTTTCGTATGGCTCGGAGGTCGGCTAGTGCGCTTTCGCGCAGGACGCCGATCGTGCGGGGATTGAAGGTTGGCGCGGTCGTCATGCCTTCACCGTAGGGGTCTAGGCGGCGGCGCCTTCGACGTTGGCCATGTCGGCCACGTCGGCCACTTTGGCCAGCGTTGCCGCCTGCCAGTCCGGCTCGATCAGCATCAGGCGGGCGACACGTTCCACCTCGGAGACGGGTATGGACCAGGGTGACTGCCTGAACAGCCTCACGCCCCGTATGGCTCCCCGCGCCAGGTGCCGCCGCAGTGTGCGCTCAGGGATGCCTAGCGCGGCCGAGGCCTCGCGGACCGTGAGCGGTTCGGAGGGGCGGTCGCCAGCGCTCACTGCGCCGGCCTCCAAGGGGGTAGCCCGCCGGCCGTAGACGCCCCGTCAGGCGGTAGGGCAGGGGCGAAAGTGGGCGCCTGATAATCCCACTTATCAGTGACGATGAAGGGGTATGCGGCATGCGCGGCGCTATGCATCTTCGCCCTCCGCGCGTGCCGCCTCGGCCTGGAGTCTAGCGCGTTCCAGTTCGACGCTCACTCGGAACGCGGCGTTGCGGTGCCGCCGCGCGGCTTCTAGGTACCGGCGCTTGGCGTCTTTCACGTGATCCTCGCTTGCCACGCCTAGCTGGTACGCGGCCTCGGCGCGGGCAGCAAGCTCCAGCGCGGCGGCGGCCGCCATGGCCAGCCGACCGATAGGGTCACGCCTTGTCTCGCCGTTGGCGTCGTCACGTGGCATGCGGGACGCTCCGGCGGGGATGCCATACGGCTAGAGCAACGGCCACCGGGCGCGGCGAGGTCGCTACGCGTGCCGGCAGGCCAGGAACGATAGGGGCGAGGGTCGCACCTGCGTGTGACTGGCCGGGGTCGTGCACGGTCAGGAAGTCTCCAGCGGCGGGGTCGCGCATCAGCACCAGGTCGCCCGCCTGCGGCTCCAGTTCGTCGCAGAGGACCAGCATGGTGCCGACCGGCGCGAGGTCGTGCGCTTCGGGCGTGGCTTGGTCCGCGCCTGTCACGCGCCGTAGGCGCAGGGCCTTGGCCGGGTAGTGCTCAGGGATGGTGCGGGTGGTCGTGGCGGCGTTGCTCATGCCCTCAGTCTCCACCGCTCCGCCGTGCCCGTTCTGCATAAACTGCATGTGCATCGGCCGTGTGCAACTTTTTCCCACGCCGCCGTCATGCGGCCGCCAGGTCGGCCAGGACTTCCCAATCAACGGGCCAGCCCTCAGCCTCCAGCCGCGCAAGTTCGGAGGTCAGTACGTATCGGCGGCGCCGGCTGCGGTGTTGGACGAACGCGATCTCGCGCCGGTCCATGCGCCCGCGAAGCATGCCCTCGCTCCAGGCCAGCGCGGCGGCGGCATACGACGGCGGCAAGAGGGTAGGCAGGCCTACGGGGACGCCGTAAGGGTTTCGCGGCCAGTCGGCGGCTGTGTTGCCGTCAGGCTCGAACCTCACACGACACTCGGCGCATGTGGGTGCCTCGGCTGATAGAACGGCCGCGCCGCAGCCGGGGCAGACGTAGCGGGTAGCAGTTGCAGTCAGCATGGCTGGCTCGCTTCCGCGGATCGCTTGTCCTCAGCGTCGCCTTGGCCGTCAGCACGGGTCATCGGCCAGTCGGGAGCGGCCGGCCAGCCCAACTGCGGGTTGTATCTGGCGGATACAGCATTAGTGACTGAGTACCTGGTTCTCTGACTACCTTCCCCCCTGACTGCATCTCTTGCTCTTATGGGCGGGCCCGGTTCGTCCCGTCCTGGGCGGGCTTCCGGCGATTCATGCTGTATCCCGCAGATACGGTCCCCTGTATCTGGCGGATACAGGCCGTGAGGGTCCGTATCCCACGGATACAGCGCCTCGGTGGCCTCCACTGACTCAGCAGTGGTAGCCAGGTCATCGGCTTCCAGCAACTCAGGCCCTGTAGAGAGATCATCGCCCTCGGCCGGCCCCGCGGCCGCCACCGGCGCTGTGCCGTCCATGCCTGTTAGCTTGACGAGCTGAGTCTTGTTCTCAGGGCCAAGTACGTAGACGGACGGCCCGGGACTGGTGTGGTCAAGCTTCGCAAGTAAGCCCCGGGCGCTCAGCCATGCGACGGCCCGAGGCACGCTCGCCTCGCTTACGCCGGCACGCACGGCCAGGTCCCGCCGGCTAATAGCGATGAGCGCCCGTTGGCGGCTGTCTAGCCGTACCAGTTGCCGGTTGCCCGGCCGGTCCATCCGGTAGGCGAGACGCCACAACGCCCAAAGGACCTCGCGTGCGGGCAGTGGCACTCTGACCAGCGCATCAAGCACAGCGTCATGCGCCGCCGTGTAGTCGCTCGCAGGTCGCAGCCAATGGGGGAGGCGATTCTGGTATGCTTTTGACACCGCGCTTATCACTCCCTTTGGGGAGGCCGTTGCCCCGGTTGTCGCCGGGGCTTCTTCTTTCGCCTCCCAAGTGGGCGCTCGGGACCTGTGTCGCCCTACGCTCCTACCGGCAATTCTACCAGAGTTCGATGCAGTACCCGCGGAGTATAACAACTGTTATAGGGGCTCGGCGGCGAGTTACTACAGTTGTAGTAGTTACCCTTAGCCGTTGTGCAACATTTTGCACACACCGGCGTGTAATGCTCCGCCAGGGGCAATGTGCATCGGCCGAGGCCGGCCCTCGGCTACCCGGTCTGGACCCCCTAGTGGACCCCCTTGCGCCATGCCAAGAGTCGCCGCAAGGCTTGGCAGGCGCCGGCTGTGTAGGCAGTAGGCGCCGTCGTGAACGTAATCTTGAGATGTGGTGCGAAACGGTGCAAAGGTCCTTCCAGCGATTCGTAATCGGCAGGTCGTCGGTTCGAATCCGACCGTTGGCTCCAACAGGAACCCCGTCCGAGACGCGACTCCCGGACGGGGTTCTGCTCGCGCGGGCGTCCATGGACGCCGCTGACCCCAAGACCTGACCGCGAAAGCACGCGATGGCTCCGCGCCCGCGCTTCGGCTGCGGCATCGGCGCGTGGGCGGAGAGCCCCTACCTGTCGCCCCCGAGCCTGACCAGCGCCAAGCCGTCCGGCTCCCTGCCGGCCGGCAAGGTCCTCATCACCGACAGCGAGGCCACGTCGACCTCGAAGACGTCGCCGCCGGCGGTGGCTGCCACGAAGAGGCGCGCGCCGTCCGGCGTCGCGATCGTCCCCACCGGGAGCGAGCCGCGCGGCAGCGACACGCTGCCCCGCCTCTCGTGGGAGGCGGCGTCGAAGAGCAGCACCTGGTCGTCGCGGTAGCAGGTGACGGCCATCAGGTCGTCGCCCACGGGCGTGACGCGGATCGGCACGGCGCAGGTCGGCAGCACGTCGAGGGGCGCGAGGTCGTCGGGGCTGAGCACGTGCACCTCGTCCTCGTCGTTGCTGCCGACCCACAGCTCGGAGCCGCCGGGGGCGAGCGCGATGCCCTCCGCGCCGGCGCCCACCTCCGCGGACGTCACGGCGCCTCCGCGCAGGTCGAGCCGGGCGACGGCGCCTCCGGCGATGTTCGCGGCGAAGGCCGCCGACCCGTCGGCGGCGGCGACGACCATGTGCGGCTGGCGCCGGCCGGTGGGGTAGACGGTGCGCTGGGAGTCGTCGGCTAGGTCGAAGGCGAGCACGGCGTCGTCGGCCTCCACGGTGACGAGGACGGTGCTCGTGCCGGGCACGAGGGCGAGGCCGTGCGGCATGGTCTGGGGTCGCGTCGACACCGTGCGGACGACCTCGCGCGACTCGAGGTCGATGACGGCCACGCCGGTGCCCGGGGAGCCGCGCCTGCCGTAGAGGCTGACGAGCGCGAGCGGCGAGCCGGTGGGGGAGGAGCTCGCCGGCACGGCCAGCACCTCGTGCGGTCCGGCCCCGACGTCGACGCGCCACGCCGCCTCGCCGGAGGCGAGGTCGATGCCCACGAGCTGCCCGGCCGACTTGTCGACGACGAGGAGGTGCGTCGGCGGCTCGTTCACTGCTGGCCCCTCCCCGGCCGCGGCGCACGCCAGGACCAGCCCGCCGACGAGCGCGGCGAGCGGGCGCCCCAGCGTCCCCACTGGCCTCGTCACGGGTCCAGCGTACACTCGGTCGTGGCAGACGGCGTCGCGGGCGGACAGGTGCCGGGGAGGCGCGGCCCGAGCCGGGCTCGCACCGGCATCAGGGAGCCGGTGAACGGCCTCACCCACATCGCCGGCGCGGCCGTGGCGCTGGCGGCGACTGTGCCGCTGGTGCTCCTGACCCGCGGCGACCGGCTCGACGGCGCCGCCTCGCTGGTCTTCGGCCTCACCTCGGTGCTGGCCTTCGTGGCCAGCTCGCTGCTCCACTCCCTGTGGGTCGCGCCGGCCCGCGAGCTGTGGCTGCGGCGCTTCGACCACGCCGCGATCTTCACGCTCATCGCCGGGACCTACACGCCCATCTTGG comes from the Trueperaceae bacterium genome and includes:
- a CDS encoding helix-turn-helix domain-containing protein, with the translated sequence MSAGDRPSEPLTVREASAALGIPERTLRRHLARGAIRGVRLFRQSPWSIPVSEVERVARLMLIEPDWQAATLAKVADVADMANVEGAAA
- a CDS encoding PQQ-binding-like beta-propeller repeat protein, with protein sequence MTRPVGTLGRPLAALVGGLVLACAAAGEGPAVNEPPTHLLVVDKSAGQLVGIDLASGEAAWRVDVGAGPHEVLAVPASSSPTGSPLALVSLYGRRGSPGTGVAVIDLESREVVRTVSTRPQTMPHGLALVPGTSTVLVTVEADDAVLAFDLADDSQRTVYPTGRRQPHMVVAAADGSAAFAANIAGGAVARLDLRGGAVTSAEVGAGAEGIALAPGGSELWVGSNDEDEVHVLSPDDLAPLDVLPTCAVPIRVTPVGDDLMAVTCYRDDQVLLFDAASHERRGSVSLPRGSLPVGTIATPDGARLFVAATAGGDVFEVDVASLSVMRTLPAGREPDGLALVRLGGDR